A DNA window from Sporosarcina sp. ANT_H38 contains the following coding sequences:
- a CDS encoding thermonuclease family protein, which translates to MKQNKKNAGTLLRKPAGIVSIGIVLLALIVYNIFFPEQEPESDPSRSGLIPVELVKTIDGDTIKIMYEGEEQNVRYLLIDTPETNHPRLGKQPFGEKAKERNRELMSSGKLEIEFDIGGKTDKYDRLLAYLYIDGVSVQETLLEEGLARVAYVYPPNTRHLDAYKKAEEKAKKAGIGIWTLEDYATDRGFDSGTYTETQPESGTKEMFTNCTELRQKYTNGVGKGHPAYVEKMDGNKDGNACER; encoded by the coding sequence ATGAAACAAAACAAAAAGAATGCTGGCACTTTACTGAGAAAACCGGCAGGTATAGTGAGTATCGGTATCGTTTTACTCGCGTTGATTGTGTACAATATTTTCTTTCCGGAACAAGAACCAGAATCAGATCCGAGTCGTTCGGGTTTAATCCCAGTGGAACTTGTGAAGACAATTGATGGGGATACGATTAAAATTATGTATGAAGGTGAAGAGCAGAATGTCCGGTATTTACTAATTGATACACCGGAAACGAATCATCCGCGTCTTGGAAAGCAACCATTCGGTGAGAAAGCAAAAGAGCGCAATCGTGAGTTGATGAGTAGTGGAAAACTCGAAATTGAATTTGATATCGGTGGGAAAACAGATAAATATGATAGATTGCTTGCTTATCTTTACATTGATGGTGTGAGCGTTCAGGAAACTCTGTTGGAAGAAGGACTCGCTCGTGTGGCTTATGTCTATCCACCAAATACACGACATCTCGACGCTTATAAGAAAGCAGAAGAGAAGGCCAAAAAAGCGGGAATCGGTATCTGGACGCTTGAAGATTATGCGACTGATCGCGGATTTGACAGTGGAACGTATACAGAAACCCAACCTGAATCCGGTACTAAAGAAATGTTTACTAATTGTACGGAACTGCGTCAGAAATATACAAATGGTGTGGGAAAAGGGCATCCTGCTTACGTTGAAAAAATGGATGGCAATAAAGACGGTAATGCATGTGAACGTTGA
- a CDS encoding LCP family protein — protein MGKSERRNKKRKRLRNFFIVTTLILLVGIIYGVVQYKSGLAMANKGLAKEEETLFDDFEGADPQFGEINVLLLGSDSRGEEVARADTLMIAHYNQTTHQMKLVSIMRDTYVFIPDYGYHKMNTAFSLGGPELVRKTIKENFDVNIDSYAIVDFTGFSKIVDVIAPDGIEVDIPYAMSHGIGMTLQPGNQVLNGEQLLGYVRFRHDIHSDFGRVERQQEALSKLKDEAVSIHSILNFPKLLGVVEPYINTNVDNRTILTIGKGLLIGKAENIETLRIPVENSFEDKRVAAGAVLSIDFEKNKQALQQFLSTEEIKK, from the coding sequence ATGGGAAAAAGCGAACGAAGAAACAAAAAGCGTAAAAGACTAAGGAATTTCTTTATCGTGACGACATTGATTTTGTTAGTGGGAATCATATATGGAGTAGTCCAATACAAAAGTGGACTGGCTATGGCAAACAAAGGATTGGCTAAAGAAGAAGAAACGTTATTTGATGATTTTGAAGGTGCAGATCCACAATTTGGTGAAATTAATGTTCTGTTATTAGGTAGTGACTCTCGGGGAGAGGAAGTTGCACGGGCTGATACGTTAATGATTGCTCATTATAATCAAACGACTCATCAGATGAAACTCGTATCGATCATGAGAGATACATATGTGTTTATCCCGGATTACGGATACCATAAAATGAATACGGCCTTTTCTCTTGGAGGTCCGGAGCTTGTTAGGAAAACGATAAAGGAAAATTTCGATGTCAATATTGATTCCTATGCGATTGTTGACTTTACTGGATTTTCAAAAATTGTAGATGTTATAGCACCTGATGGAATAGAAGTTGATATTCCATACGCCATGTCTCATGGAATAGGAATGACCTTACAGCCAGGAAACCAAGTTTTAAATGGCGAACAGTTACTTGGGTATGTTCGTTTCCGCCACGATATTCATAGTGATTTTGGGCGAGTGGAGCGGCAGCAGGAGGCGTTGTCGAAATTAAAGGATGAGGCTGTCAGCATCCACAGTATACTAAATTTCCCTAAGTTACTTGGCGTTGTTGAACCTTATATTAATACAAACGTTGACAATCGAACAATCCTTACAATCGGTAAAGGTTTGCTTATTGGGAAGGCAGAAAATATAGAGACGTTACGTATCCCTGTTGAAAACTCTTTTGAAGATAAGCGTGTAGCAGCAGGGGCAGTTCTAAGTATCGATTTCGAGAAAAACAAACAAGCATTACAACAGTTTTTGTCGACTGAAGAAATCAAGAAGTAA
- a CDS encoding response regulator transcription factor has protein sequence MNILIADDEPQMVKILSAYFRDEGFNVLEARDGQEALDIFESTKIELAILDWMMPIIDGIEVCKYIKGNSQTKVLILTAKGQNEDEIKALNGGADDYIKKPFDPRILILRAKKLMNSGEEIKFRNIRIKENEKKAYKGEEPLQLTKIEYDLLLVFIKNRGVILSRDRLIDIVWGMDYDGDYRTVDTHIRRLRTKIGDDIIKTYRGIGYCLEVKED, from the coding sequence ATGAATATTCTGATAGCGGATGATGAACCGCAAATGGTAAAGATACTTTCAGCCTATTTCAGAGATGAAGGCTTCAATGTCCTGGAGGCTAGGGATGGACAGGAAGCATTGGATATATTTGAATCAACCAAGATTGAATTAGCCATTTTAGATTGGATGATGCCAATAATCGATGGAATAGAGGTATGTAAATATATTAAGGGAAATAGTCAGACTAAAGTTCTGATATTAACAGCTAAAGGTCAAAATGAAGATGAAATAAAGGCCTTAAATGGTGGGGCTGATGACTATATCAAGAAGCCATTTGATCCAAGGATATTAATCTTAAGAGCTAAAAAGCTAATGAATAGTGGTGAAGAAATTAAGTTCAGAAATATTAGGATAAAGGAGAATGAAAAAAAAGCATATAAGGGAGAAGAACCATTGCAACTTACAAAGATAGAATATGATTTGTTACTGGTCTTCATTAAAAATAGAGGCGTTATTTTATCGAGAGATAGACTTATTGACATAGTTTGGGGCATGGATTATGACGGAGATTATAGAACAGTAGATACCCACATCAGAAGATTAAGAACCAAAATTGGGGATGACATTATCAAAACTTATAGAGGCATTGGGTACTGTCTGGAGGTGAAGGAAGATTAA
- a CDS encoding catalase: MEETTLDSKHNVNENSKGKQLETFRSHDASKKMTTNQGLKVSEDEHSLKAGLRGPTLMEDFHFREKMTHFDHERIPERVVHARGYAAHGEFELYESMKDYTKAAFLQEPGSKTPVFTRISTVAGSKGSAETVRDVRGFSVKFYTEEGNYDLVGNNMPVFFIQDAIKFPDLIHAVKPEPHNEMPQAASAHDTFWDFVVSNQESAHMIMWHMSDRAIPRSFRMMEGFGVHTYRLVSAEGKAHFVKFHWKPKLGVHSLVWDEAQKIAGKDPDFHRRDLWESIEKGDFVEFEFGVQLIEEKDEFMFDFDILDPTKLWPEEKVPVKIIGKMTLNRNVDNVFAETEQVAFHPGSVVPGIDFSNDPLLQGRLFSYTDTQLIRLGGPNFHELPINRPVCPIHNNQRDGYGRQAINVGQVSYHKNSLANNTPTTSTEDEGGFVHYQEKVEGRKIQARSESFSDHFSQARLFWNSMTLQEKKHIVDAFSFEVGKVKNKNVKQQVVDMFVNVDKGLATAIAEAVGVNQPEGVESDVTELSPALSQELTTKLPTTRKIAILIGEKFNGSEVETVVKACLDAGMTVNIVGEKLGLVHGEDKLAVEVTETFLTVHSVLYDGLYVVGGEADNPRKLKQDIVNFINEAFQHYKPIGIATTGKPFFEASDAEVGPGIVLAGAADFNSEFIAAVAAHRHWERKIY; encoded by the coding sequence ATGGAGGAAACGACATTGGACAGCAAACATAATGTTAATGAAAACAGTAAAGGTAAACAACTAGAGACATTCCGTTCACATGATGCAAGCAAAAAGATGACGACGAACCAAGGACTTAAAGTATCAGAAGATGAACATTCCCTAAAAGCGGGATTGCGTGGTCCGACATTGATGGAGGACTTCCACTTCCGCGAGAAGATGACCCATTTTGACCATGAACGGATTCCTGAAAGAGTCGTGCACGCAAGAGGCTACGCGGCTCACGGTGAATTTGAATTATATGAATCGATGAAAGACTATACGAAAGCGGCTTTCCTGCAGGAGCCCGGTTCGAAAACACCGGTATTCACACGGATTTCCACCGTTGCGGGCAGCAAGGGATCGGCAGAAACAGTACGCGATGTACGCGGATTTTCGGTGAAATTCTATACCGAAGAAGGAAACTATGATTTAGTGGGTAATAATATGCCAGTTTTCTTCATCCAGGATGCCATCAAATTCCCTGATCTTATCCATGCCGTAAAACCTGAACCGCATAACGAAATGCCGCAGGCGGCTTCTGCACATGATACTTTTTGGGATTTCGTTGTAAGTAACCAGGAGTCTGCTCATATGATTATGTGGCATATGTCCGATCGCGCGATTCCGCGGAGTTTCAGGATGATGGAAGGATTCGGGGTGCATACATACCGATTGGTGAGCGCCGAAGGAAAAGCGCATTTTGTGAAATTCCACTGGAAACCGAAACTAGGTGTTCACTCCCTCGTTTGGGATGAAGCGCAGAAAATCGCCGGGAAAGATCCTGATTTCCACCGCCGTGACCTTTGGGAATCCATTGAAAAAGGGGACTTCGTCGAATTTGAATTTGGAGTCCAATTGATTGAAGAAAAAGATGAGTTCATGTTTGATTTTGATATCCTGGACCCGACCAAGCTATGGCCGGAAGAGAAAGTGCCCGTCAAAATTATCGGGAAGATGACATTGAACCGTAATGTCGATAATGTATTTGCCGAAACGGAACAAGTCGCATTCCATCCGGGAAGTGTGGTTCCTGGGATTGATTTCTCAAATGATCCATTGCTGCAAGGCCGCTTGTTTTCGTATACGGATACGCAGCTCATACGCCTTGGCGGACCGAACTTCCATGAGTTGCCGATTAACCGCCCAGTGTGTCCAATCCATAACAATCAACGTGATGGCTATGGCAGACAGGCAATCAATGTGGGGCAGGTCAGCTATCATAAAAACTCTTTGGCAAACAATACACCGACGACTTCTACCGAAGACGAAGGCGGTTTCGTCCATTATCAGGAGAAAGTAGAAGGTCGCAAAATTCAAGCGCGTAGTGAATCATTTAGTGATCACTTCTCGCAAGCACGTCTTTTCTGGAACAGTATGACACTGCAAGAAAAAAAACATATCGTCGATGCATTCAGTTTTGAAGTCGGTAAGGTGAAAAATAAGAATGTCAAACAGCAAGTTGTGGATATGTTTGTCAATGTCGACAAAGGGTTGGCAACTGCTATTGCTGAAGCGGTAGGCGTCAATCAACCGGAGGGCGTGGAATCGGATGTGACCGAGTTGTCCCCAGCCCTAAGCCAGGAATTAACGACGAAATTGCCGACTACACGTAAAATCGCCATTCTTATTGGTGAAAAATTCAATGGAAGCGAAGTGGAAACGGTTGTCAAAGCCTGTCTTGACGCAGGGATGACTGTGAATATTGTCGGCGAGAAGTTAGGTTTGGTTCATGGTGAAGATAAACTGGCAGTCGAAGTGACGGAGACTTTCCTCACTGTCCATTCTGTTTTGTATGATGGACTATACGTCGTCGGAGGCGAGGCGGATAATCCAAGAAAACTTAAGCAAGATATCGTCAATTTTATCAACGAAGCTTTTCAGCATTATAAACCGATCGGTATCGCCACAACAGGTAAGCCTTTCTTCGAGGCGTCAGATGCGGAAGTTGGCCCGGGTATCGTACTAGCAGGTGCTGCAGATTTTAACAGCGAATTTATCGCTGCCGTCGCCGCACACCGGCATTGGGAACGTAAAATCTATTGA
- a CDS encoding DNA-3-methyladenine glycosylase I: protein MSNEIPLIRCGWADANTFERDYHDNEWGVPVHDDNKLFELLILEGKQAGLSWSTILKKRDTISEAFDYFNAEKIVKYDQNKINELLNNEGIIRNKLKVNAVIANAKAYLALVDEYGTFDSFLWKYVNYEPIRNVWTEISDVPASTELSALISKDLKKLGFKFVGPTTIYAYMQAIGMVNDHLVKCFRHSMLN, encoded by the coding sequence ATGAGTAATGAAATTCCGCTTATTAGATGTGGCTGGGCTGATGCGAATACATTTGAAAGAGATTATCACGATAATGAATGGGGAGTTCCAGTTCATGACGATAATAAATTGTTTGAACTACTTATTTTAGAAGGTAAACAAGCGGGTTTAAGTTGGTCAACAATTTTAAAAAAGAGGGATACAATTAGTGAGGCATTTGATTATTTTAATGCAGAGAAAATTGTCAAGTATGATCAAAATAAGATAAATGAACTTTTGAATAATGAAGGTATTATTAGAAACAAGTTAAAGGTTAATGCTGTTATTGCGAATGCTAAAGCGTATTTAGCATTAGTGGATGAATACGGGACCTTTGATTCTTTTTTATGGAAGTATGTGAATTACGAGCCGATCCGAAATGTATGGACTGAAATTTCAGACGTCCCTGCGTCAACAGAACTATCAGCATTGATTAGCAAAGATTTGAAGAAGCTAGGATTCAAATTTGTAGGTCCTACAACTATTTATGCTTACATGCAGGCAATAGGGATGGTGAATGATCATCTCGTAAAATGTTTCCGACACTCAATGTTAAATTGA
- a CDS encoding MBOAT family protein, translating into MVFSSLLFIYLFLPISIILYYSVRNRKFKNIILLMISLCFYAWGEPVWIVLLLISGSIDYFHGLYIERFHGTKWAKYGVVSSIILNLSLLIAFKYSAFIYENVNLVFNTSFQVPDVALPIGISFYTFQTISYTVDVYRGKVQAQRKYSTFLLYVSLFPQLVAGPIVRYSDIAKQIEHRTTNFSQISDGVNRFLVGLGKKVLLANTAGSFATMFMERSSESLSVTEAWFGIAMFSLQIYFDFSGYSDMAIGLGKIFGFEFKENFNFPYISRSATEFWRRWHISLGSFFRDYVYIPLGGNRKNQFLNLMIVWFLTGIWHGASWNFVIWGLYFGVLIYLEKKVLGRILEKLPRIVSHCYLLVVVIIGWTFFYFTNMNEAFSYLKVLFGFTNQSFASTELTIIITNNIFWLVIAILLCTPLIQVIGKKNFNGAIHKSCLVVVNVMILILCTAVLVSESYNPFLYFRF; encoded by the coding sequence ATGGTTTTTTCAAGTCTTTTGTTCATTTATTTGTTTCTACCCATCAGCATAATACTTTATTACTCAGTGAGAAATAGAAAGTTTAAAAACATTATTTTATTAATGATTTCATTATGTTTTTATGCTTGGGGTGAGCCAGTATGGATTGTCCTATTACTTATTAGTGGTAGTATTGATTATTTTCATGGTTTGTATATTGAAAGGTTTCATGGAACAAAATGGGCTAAATATGGTGTCGTTTCTTCCATTATATTAAATCTATCCTTGTTAATTGCATTTAAGTATAGTGCTTTCATCTATGAAAATGTAAATCTTGTTTTTAATACGTCGTTCCAAGTACCAGATGTTGCATTACCAATTGGTATATCATTTTATACCTTCCAAACAATCTCTTATACAGTGGATGTGTATCGAGGAAAAGTACAAGCACAAAGAAAGTATTCTACTTTCCTTTTGTATGTGTCGTTATTTCCGCAGCTAGTTGCAGGGCCAATCGTAAGATATTCGGATATTGCTAAACAAATAGAGCATCGAACTACAAATTTTAGCCAAATCAGTGATGGTGTGAATCGATTTTTAGTTGGATTAGGAAAAAAAGTATTGCTAGCTAATACAGCTGGTAGTTTTGCAACGATGTTTATGGAGCGTTCTTCGGAAAGCTTAAGCGTAACAGAGGCATGGTTTGGTATTGCGATGTTCTCGTTACAGATATACTTTGATTTTTCAGGATATTCAGATATGGCTATAGGTTTAGGGAAGATATTTGGCTTCGAATTTAAAGAGAATTTTAACTTTCCATATATTTCACGATCTGCTACAGAATTTTGGAGACGCTGGCATATATCTTTAGGTAGTTTCTTTCGAGACTATGTGTATATCCCACTTGGCGGAAACCGAAAGAATCAATTTTTAAATTTGATGATTGTATGGTTTCTAACTGGAATATGGCATGGTGCCAGTTGGAATTTTGTTATTTGGGGACTGTATTTTGGGGTTTTAATTTACTTAGAGAAAAAAGTATTAGGAAGAATTTTAGAAAAACTGCCGAGAATTGTTTCACACTGCTATTTACTAGTGGTTGTAATTATAGGTTGGACCTTCTTCTATTTTACAAATATGAATGAAGCTTTCTCTTATTTAAAAGTTCTCTTTGGCTTTACTAATCAAAGCTTCGCTAGTACTGAGTTAACTATTATTATAACTAATAATATTTTTTGGCTAGTGATTGCTATTTTATTATGTACACCACTAATCCAAGTCATTGGGAAAAAAAATTTCAATGGTGCTATACACAAAAGTTGCTTGGTTGTTGTAAATGTTATGATTTTAATCCTATGTACAGCTGTTCTGGTTAGCGAAAGTTATAATCCATTTCTCTATTTTAGATTTTAA
- a CDS encoding cell wall metabolism sensor histidine kinase WalK, which produces MDRYYIYEQRKVLDEVASDILSVPENDFLNGLKQIEEEYAVTIVHSEISGSLNQINERIKLAFEIKKIKLNKFWITESTLNALQEKNINKIYDQGVSKYKVLTKFIKIDNTIIAIGFPLPHMEEAIEIINRFNMFFMIISVILIIFLVVIISKKITRPLESLKNLSRDIADLKFRKEEIKTNDEVGELAKSINSMSEKLEKAHYEINAQNMRMRELMSDVSHELKTPLSIVKVYEQGILDGLDDGTFRDVIEEQIEKMDLLIAKLLFWTELESSSLNKSAFDLGKRIIAITGKYTLIIQENSIDFSLNIDADEDYFIHAEQEGIDVVLDNLITNAIKYSNDKRIEITLTKSNNIVKLTIANGVGEIDENELESIWRPFYVLEKSRSKELSGTGLGLPIIKTILDNHNLDFGFELKNNRLTFSVTFA; this is translated from the coding sequence GTGGACAGATATTACATTTACGAGCAAAGAAAGGTATTAGACGAGGTAGCTAGCGATATACTCAGTGTCCCTGAAAATGATTTTTTAAACGGATTGAAACAAATAGAAGAAGAATATGCCGTAACTATTGTTCATTCAGAGATTAGTGGAAGTTTGAATCAAATTAATGAAAGAATAAAATTAGCGTTTGAAATTAAAAAAATAAAGCTAAACAAATTTTGGATTACTGAAAGTACGTTAAATGCTTTGCAAGAGAAAAACATTAATAAGATATACGATCAAGGTGTAAGCAAATATAAAGTATTAACTAAATTTATAAAAATAGATAATACTATTATTGCTATAGGATTTCCATTGCCACATATGGAAGAGGCAATCGAAATAATAAATAGATTTAATATGTTTTTTATGATCATTTCAGTAATTTTGATTATTTTTTTAGTAGTGATCATTTCTAAAAAAATTACAAGGCCTTTGGAATCCTTAAAAAATTTGTCTCGCGATATAGCCGATTTAAAATTCAGGAAAGAAGAGATTAAAACTAATGATGAGGTAGGAGAACTTGCAAAGAGTATAAATAGTATGAGTGAAAAATTAGAGAAAGCGCATTATGAAATCAATGCTCAAAATATGAGAATGAGAGAATTAATGTCTGATGTGTCCCATGAGTTAAAAACGCCACTATCAATCGTGAAAGTTTATGAACAAGGTATATTGGACGGTTTAGATGACGGAACATTTAGGGATGTAATTGAAGAACAGATTGAGAAAATGGATTTATTAATCGCGAAGCTTTTGTTTTGGACAGAATTAGAAAGTAGTTCATTAAATAAATCTGCTTTTGATTTAGGCAAAAGGATTATAGCCATCACGGGAAAATACACACTGATAATACAGGAAAACAGTATTGATTTTTCATTAAATATAGATGCGGATGAGGACTATTTTATTCATGCAGAACAAGAAGGAATAGATGTTGTGCTCGATAATTTAATTACCAATGCTATTAAATATTCCAATGATAAGCGTATTGAAATTACTTTAACTAAAAGCAATAATATCGTCAAGCTTACGATTGCTAACGGGGTTGGCGAAATTGATGAAAATGAATTAGAAAGTATATGGAGACCATTTTACGTATTAGAAAAATCAAGAAGTAAGGAGCTCTCTGGTACAGGTTTGGGATTGCCTATTATCAAGACCATTTTGGATAATCACAATTTGGATTTTGGGTTTGAATTAAAAAATAATAGGCTAACGTTTTCTGTAACATTCGCGTAA
- a CDS encoding metallophosphoesterase produces the protein MKRLVLGIIKCLVIASIVVAGLAVYSIKIEPKRLVTQEYELEFSSGGEDSIRVVQFSDVHLGPNYSLEQLERLVDRINDLEPDVIAFTGDLMDVAFEFEGKSEISGILGKLSSRYGNYAVWGNHDHGGGGVRFYEDIMMKSGFTLLKNQSSTLELESGQVLNIIGLDDAMLGKPDIQKAYSDVDNQGAKLLLLHQPDLVDDIGYDNFDLALAGHSHGGQVDIPTLGPVVTPPLAKKYRKGMYQLGIHTHLYVNSGIGTTRIPIRLWSPPEISVFDITI, from the coding sequence TTGAAAAGGTTAGTTTTAGGAATAATAAAATGCTTGGTTATAGCTAGCATAGTAGTAGCTGGATTGGCTGTATATTCAATTAAAATAGAGCCAAAACGCCTTGTTACACAGGAGTATGAACTCGAGTTTTCGTCGGGAGGCGAGGATTCCATAAGGGTAGTACAGTTTTCAGATGTCCATTTAGGTCCGAATTATTCGTTAGAGCAGCTAGAGAGGCTTGTAGACAGAATCAATGATCTTGAACCTGACGTAATCGCTTTTACGGGAGATCTCATGGATGTCGCATTTGAGTTCGAAGGGAAGTCTGAAATAAGTGGAATATTGGGTAAGCTAAGCAGTAGATATGGCAATTACGCTGTTTGGGGAAACCATGACCACGGAGGTGGTGGAGTCAGGTTCTACGAAGATATTATGATGAAATCAGGATTTACACTACTTAAAAATCAGAGTAGCACATTAGAACTTGAAAGTGGACAAGTACTAAATATTATAGGCCTAGATGATGCCATGCTTGGAAAACCGGATATTCAAAAGGCATATTCAGATGTTGACAATCAGGGAGCTAAGCTGCTTCTGTTGCATCAGCCAGACCTTGTGGACGATATAGGGTATGACAATTTTGATTTGGCACTGGCAGGACATAGTCACGGAGGGCAGGTTGATATTCCGACGCTTGGACCTGTAGTGACACCCCCACTTGCAAAGAAATATAGAAAAGGGATGTACCAGCTAGGAATTCATACGCATCTTTATGTGAATAGCGGAATCGGCACAACGAGGATACCTATTAGGCTTTGGAGCCCTCCTGAGATATCGGTGTTTGACATAACTATATGA